The Helicobacter pylori genome includes a window with the following:
- a CDS encoding 3-deoxy-d-manno-octulosonic acid hydrolase subunit 2, which yields MELSRNRLKHAAFFVGLFIVLFLIIMKRQTPPYAFTHNQTLVTQNPPYFTQLTIPKPNDALSVHASSLISLPNDNLLSAYFSGTKEGARDVKISANLFDSKINRWSEAFILLTKEELSKNAHEYIKKLGNPLLFLHDDKILLFVVGVSMGGWATSKIYQLESALEPIRFKFVQKLSLSPFLNLSHLIKNKPLNTTDGGFMLPLYHELATQYPLLLKFDKQNNPRELLRPNALNHQLQPSLTPFKDCAIMAFRNHSFKDSLMLETCKTPTIWQKPMLTNLKNLNDALNLINLNKELYLIHNSSDSSLRRKELLLSKLENPNSFKTLKILDKANEVSYPSYSLNPHFIDIVYTYNRSHIKHIRFNMAYLKSLLK from the coding sequence TTGGAACTTTCAAGAAATCGCCTAAAGCATGCCGCCTTTTTTGTGGGGCTTTTTATCGTTTTATTTTTAATTATAATGAAGCGCCAAACCCCCCCCTATGCTTTCACGCACAATCAAACCCTTGTTACTCAAAACCCCCCCTATTTCACGCAACTCACTATCCCTAAACCAAATGACGCTTTAAGCGTGCATGCGAGCTCTTTAATCAGCTTGCCTAATGATAATCTTTTGAGCGCTTATTTTAGCGGCACTAAAGAAGGGGCAAGGGATGTGAAAATCAGCGCGAATCTTTTTGACAGCAAGATTAATCGCTGGAGCGAAGCCTTCATTCTTTTAACCAAAGAAGAGCTTTCCAAAAACGCGCATGAATACATCAAAAAATTAGGTAACCCCTTGCTTTTTTTGCATGACGATAAAATTTTGTTGTTTGTCGTAGGGGTGAGCATGGGCGGGTGGGCCACTTCTAAAATCTATCAACTGGAAAGCGCTTTAGAGCCAATTCGTTTTAAATTTGTGCAAAAACTCTCCTTAAGCCCTTTTTTAAACTTAAGCCATTTGATAAAAAATAAGCCTTTAAACACCACTGATGGCGGATTTATGCTACCACTCTATCACGAATTAGCCACCCAATACCCCTTGTTGTTGAAATTTGACAAACAAAATAACCCAAGAGAGCTTTTAAGGCCTAATGCCCTAAACCACCAGCTCCAGCCAAGCCTAACCCCCTTTAAAGACTGCGCTATTATGGCGTTTAGAAACCATTCCTTTAAAGATAGCCTCATGCTAGAAACCTGTAAAACCCCCACTATTTGGCAAAAACCCATGCTGACGAATTTGAAAAACTTGAATGACGCTTTGAATTTGATCAATTTAAACAAAGAATTGTATTTGATCCACAACTCTAGCGATTCATCACTGCGCCGTAAAGAACTCTTGCTTTCTAAATTAGAAAACCCAAACTCTTTTAAAACCTTAAAAATTTTAGATAAAGCGAATGAAGTGAGTTACCCAAGCTATAGTCTTAATCCTCATTTTATAGATATTGTCTATACCTACAACCGCTCTCATATCAAACACATCCGTTTTAATATGGCTTATTTAAAATCCCTTCTCAAGTGA
- a CDS encoding LTA synthase family protein → MKSLSHALFSLFLKGFYFTFFMSLLFVFNRIGFILYTGYYKHALKNPIFDEIIKTLFNGARYDNRVVSSLAILFIIIGLLGLFAPKHQTKMLTIMAYFSIAIILFLNIANIVYYGIYGNVFDENLLEFLHEDTLTILKMSGEYPIFSSFSLFIILSVLTSFIYFKLQNALFKPKNIHQTIKPLKTFILFILFSLTQMFYINAQLSFVGASLDLSIEPAKDPFLMKITPGAFRNLYLLARNYRQSHNLKFSDFAKETPLEVAKNYFNLKENPKKNLYELLSQTSHNDSLQTIQHVFYIVSESLSSWHFDKKFDSIGLTSALQDLVKKEHAHMLSAFIEGAPRTVKSLDVQITGLPYINDNNLVNSGVILPSFPMAIGNITKTLGYKNNFYYGGSGIWNKLTSFTKKQGFHALYFNNHLLEFAKNKPYPKPIESNWGVHDNILFDYILENTNPNEKTFSMVMTLSNHAIKNVNLKAFGVPLEKIQQFVEKTPKSENLPDANSLGHIYWYDKVIVNFIKKASQKFPNSLFIITGDHFDRSYEYAKNDLYTIKSVPLILYAPTLKPKKISQVGSHLDIAPTIIELIAPKGFQFVSFGKPLFSNNTTNPPSHPNYALGYEAIATQDYFYNPSLGLRYLNESPKEPKDKQNDKKQNDKIEASKFYQQLESLKALSFYLLYHGANLKD, encoded by the coding sequence ATGAAATCCCTATCTCATGCCCTTTTTTCGCTCTTTTTAAAAGGTTTTTATTTCACCTTTTTTATGAGCTTGTTGTTTGTGTTCAATCGTATCGGTTTTATCCTTTATACTGGCTATTATAAACATGCTTTAAAAAACCCTATTTTTGATGAAATCATCAAAACCCTATTCAATGGAGCAAGATACGATAATCGTGTGGTCTCAAGCTTAGCGATTCTTTTTATCATCATCGGGTTATTAGGGTTATTTGCCCCCAAACACCAAACCAAAATGCTTACTATTATGGCGTATTTTTCTATCGCTATTATCCTGTTTTTAAACATTGCGAACATTGTTTATTATGGCATTTATGGGAATGTGTTTGATGAAAATTTATTGGAATTTTTGCATGAAGACACGCTCACGATTTTAAAAATGAGCGGGGAATACCCTATTTTTTCTAGTTTTTCACTCTTTATAATCCTTAGCGTTTTAACCTCTTTTATCTATTTCAAACTCCAAAACGCCCTTTTTAAACCCAAGAATATTCATCAAACCATCAAACCCCTTAAAACTTTCATTTTATTCATTCTTTTTTCGCTCACGCAAATGTTTTACATTAACGCGCAATTGAGCTTTGTTGGCGCGTCTTTAGATCTCAGCATAGAGCCAGCCAAAGATCCTTTTTTAATGAAAATTACCCCCGGGGCGTTTCGCAACCTTTATCTTTTGGCGCGCAATTACAGACAAAGCCATAACCTTAAATTCAGCGATTTTGCTAAAGAAACGCCTTTAGAAGTGGCGAAAAATTATTTCAATCTTAAAGAAAACCCCAAAAAAAACCTCTATGAGTTGCTTTCTCAAACAAGCCACAACGATTCTCTTCAAACCATTCAACATGTTTTCTATATCGTTTCAGAATCCTTAAGCTCATGGCATTTTGATAAAAAATTTGATTCCATAGGGCTAACGAGCGCTTTACAAGATTTGGTTAAAAAAGAGCATGCCCACATGCTTTCTGCTTTTATTGAAGGTGCCCCACGGACCGTTAAAAGCCTAGATGTCCAAATCACAGGCTTACCCTATATCAATGATAATAATTTAGTCAATTCAGGAGTGATTCTCCCTAGCTTTCCTATGGCGATTGGCAATATCACAAAAACTCTGGGTTATAAAAACAACTTTTATTATGGGGGTAGCGGGATTTGGAACAAACTAACCAGTTTCACCAAAAAACAAGGTTTTCACGCCCTTTATTTCAATAACCATCTCTTAGAATTTGCCAAAAACAAGCCTTACCCCAAACCCATAGAGAGCAACTGGGGAGTGCATGATAATATTTTATTTGACTATATTTTAGAAAACACCAACCCCAATGAAAAAACTTTCAGCATGGTCATGACTTTAAGCAACCACGCGATCAAAAACGTGAATCTCAAAGCTTTTGGCGTGCCTTTAGAAAAAATCCAACAATTTGTGGAAAAAACCCCCAAATCAGAAAATCTACCGGACGCTAATTCTTTAGGGCATATTTACTGGTATGACAAAGTGATAGTCAATTTCATCAAAAAAGCCAGCCAAAAATTCCCTAACTCGCTTTTTATCATCACAGGGGATCATTTTGATCGGAGCTATGAATACGCTAAAAACGATTTATATACCATTAAATCCGTGCCGCTTATTTTATATGCCCCTACTTTAAAGCCTAAAAAAATCAGTCAGGTCGGATCGCATTTAGACATCGCTCCTACAATTATTGAATTAATCGCTCCTAAAGGTTTTCAATTTGTGAGTTTTGGGAAGCCTTTATTTTCTAACAATACAACAAACCCCCCAAGCCACCCCAATTACGCGCTAGGTTATGAAGCGATCGCTACCCAAGATTATTTTTATAACCCGAGTTTGGGGTTAAGGTATTTGAATGAAAGCCCTAAAGAGCCAAAGGATAAACAAAACGACAAGAAACAAAACGACAAAATAGAAGCTTCTAAGTTTTATCAGCAATTAGAATCTTTGAAAGCCCTTAGTTTCTACTTGCTCTATCATGGGGCTAATCTTAAAGATTGA
- the folD gene encoding bifunctional methylenetetrahydrofolate dehydrogenase/methenyltetrahydrofolate cyclohydrolase FolD: MPNRGVVLLDGQALAYNIEKDLKNKIQIITAQTHKRPKLAVILVGKDPASITYVNMKIKACERVGMDFDLKTLQENITEAKLLSLIKDYNTDQNISGVLVQLPLPRHIDTKMVLEAIDPSKDVDGFHPLNIGKLCTQKESFLPATPMGVMRLLKHYHIEIKGKDVAIIGASNIIGKPLSMLMLNAGASVSVCHILTKDISFYTQNADIVCVGVGKPDLIKASMLKKGAVVVDIGINHLNDGRIVGDVDFTNAQKVAGFITPVPKGVGPMTIVSLLENTLIAFEKQQRKGF, translated from the coding sequence ATGCCAAATAGGGGCGTTGTTTTATTAGACGGGCAAGCGCTAGCTTATAATATAGAAAAAGATTTGAAAAATAAAATCCAAATAATAACTGCACAAACGCATAAACGCCCCAAACTAGCCGTGATTTTAGTGGGAAAAGACCCTGCGAGTATCACTTATGTCAATATGAAGATCAAAGCATGCGAAAGGGTGGGCATGGATTTTGATTTAAAAACCCTCCAAGAAAATATTACTGAAGCCAAATTGCTGTCCTTGATTAAAGATTACAATACCGATCAAAACATTTCAGGCGTTTTAGTCCAGCTCCCTTTGCCCAGACACATTGATACTAAAATGGTTTTAGAAGCCATTGACCCTAGTAAAGATGTGGATGGTTTCCACCCCCTTAATATCGGCAAGCTCTGTACTCAAAAAGAATCGTTTCTGCCAGCCACCCCTATGGGCGTGATGCGTCTTTTAAAGCATTATCATATTGAAATCAAGGGCAAGGATGTAGCGATTATTGGAGCGAGCAATATCATTGGAAAACCTTTGAGCATGCTCATGTTAAACGCTGGGGCGAGCGTGAGCGTGTGCCATATTTTGACTAAAGACATTAGTTTTTACACCCAAAACGCTGATATTGTCTGCGTGGGCGTGGGTAAGCCTGATTTGATTAAAGCGAGCATGTTAAAAAAAGGGGCTGTAGTGGTGGATATTGGGATCAATCATTTGAATGATGGGCGTATCGTGGGCGATGTGGATTTTACAAATGCGCAAAAAGTTGCCGGTTTTATCACTCCTGTGCCTAAAGGCGTGGGGCCTATGACGATCGTTTCGCTTTTAGAAAACACTTTAATCGCTTTTGAAAAACAACAAAGGAAGGGATTTTAA
- the lepB gene encoding signal peptidase I, whose translation MKFLRSVYAFCSSWVGTIIIVLLVIFFIAQAFIIPSRSMVGTLYEGDMLFVKKFSYGIPIPKIPWIELPVVPDFKNNGHLIEGDRPKRGEVVVFIPPHEKKSYYVKRNFAIGGDEVLFTNEGFYLHPFESGTDKDYIAKHYPNAMTKEFMGKIFVLNPYKSEHPGIHYQKDNETFHLMEQLATQGAEANISMQLIQMEGEKVFYKKINNDEFFMIGDNRDNSSDSRFWGSVAYKNIVGSPWFVYFSLSLKNSLEMDAENNPKKRYLVRWERMFKSVEGLEKIIKKENATH comes from the coding sequence ATGAAATTTTTACGCTCTGTTTATGCATTTTGCTCCAGTTGGGTAGGGACGATCATTATTGTGCTGTTGGTTATCTTTTTTATCGCGCAAGCCTTTATCATTCCCTCTCGCTCTATGGTAGGCACGCTTTATGAGGGCGACATGCTCTTTGTCAAAAAGTTTTCTTACGGCATACCCATTCCTAAAATCCCATGGATTGAGCTCCCTGTTGTGCCTGATTTTAAAAATAACGGGCATTTGATAGAGGGGGATCGCCCCAAGCGCGGCGAAGTGGTGGTGTTTATCCCTCCCCATGAAAAAAAATCTTACTATGTCAAAAGGAATTTTGCCATTGGGGGCGATGAGGTGTTATTCACTAATGAGGGGTTTTATTTGCACCCTTTTGAGAGCGGCACGGACAAAGATTACATTGCTAAACATTACCCTAACGCCATGACAAAAGAATTTATGGGTAAAATTTTTGTTTTAAACCCTTATAAAAGTGAGCATCCGGGTATCCATTACCAAAAAGACAATGAAACTTTCCACTTAATGGAGCAGTTAGCCACTCAAGGCGCAGAAGCTAATATCAGCATGCAACTCATTCAAATGGAGGGCGAAAAGGTGTTTTATAAGAAAATCAATAACGATGAATTTTTCATGATTGGCGATAACAGAGACAATTCTAGCGACTCGCGCTTTTGGGGGAGTGTGGCTTATAAAAACATCGTGGGTTCGCCATGGTTTGTTTATTTCAGTTTGAGTTTAAAAAATAGCCTGGAAATGGATGCAGAAAATAACCCCAAAAAACGCTATTTGGTGCGTTGGGAACGCATGTTTAAAAGCGTTGAAGGCTTAGAAAAAATCATTAAAAAAGAAAACGCAACGCATTAA
- a CDS encoding site-2 protease family protein: MQFFDFSLESFITTLMKILALLIAIIGHEIMHGLSAFLFGDRSAKDANRLSLNPIRHLDMMGSVLLPALLLIFQAPFLFGWAKPVPVDMRYIVSQKGSLACVVVSLAGVAYNFTLAVLLASITHWSFQKLGINALSINELNLYQLALVTFLIQGILYNLVLGVFNSLPIPPLDGSKALGFLALHFKSAFLLEWFSKMERYGMLVVFVFLFIPPLSEFFIHAPTRFLFFLLLS, from the coding sequence GTGCAATTTTTTGATTTCTCTTTAGAAAGTTTTATTACCACCTTAATGAAAATCCTAGCCCTTTTAATCGCTATCATAGGGCATGAGATCATGCATGGTTTGAGCGCGTTTTTATTTGGAGACAGGAGCGCTAAAGACGCTAATCGTTTGAGTTTAAACCCTATCAGGCATTTAGACATGATGGGTTCGGTGCTTTTACCGGCTTTATTACTCATTTTTCAAGCCCCTTTTTTGTTTGGGTGGGCTAAACCCGTGCCTGTGGATATGCGCTATATTGTCTCTCAAAAAGGCTCTCTAGCATGCGTAGTGGTGAGTTTAGCCGGGGTGGCTTATAATTTCACCTTGGCCGTTCTGCTCGCTTCCATCACGCATTGGAGCTTCCAAAAACTAGGGATCAACGCTTTAAGCATCAATGAATTAAACCTTTATCAGCTCGCTTTAGTAACCTTTCTCATTCAAGGCATTCTTTATAATCTTGTCTTAGGCGTTTTCAACAGCCTCCCTATCCCGCCTTTAGACGGCTCCAAAGCGTTAGGCTTTTTGGCGTTGCATTTTAAAAGCGCGTTTTTATTGGAATGGTTTTCTAAAATGGAACGCTACGGCATGTTGGTAGTGTTTGTCTTTTTATTTATCCCCCCTTTATCGGAGTTTTTTATCCATGCGCCCACAAGATTTTTATTTTTCTTACTCCTTTCTTAA
- the rpiB gene encoding ribose 5-phosphate isomerase B has translation MNKPLNTAQVFIGSDHAGLHLAEFVKHFLEDKRFKVQAFLPTMRVDYPDYAKLVCQKVLENPQSYGILVCATGIGMSMGANRFKGIRAALCLDAYMAKMTRLHNNANILCLGEKISGIGVVGSILEAFFSTEFEQGRHVLRIQKLDESLKSST, from the coding sequence ATGAATAAGCCCTTAAATACCGCTCAAGTTTTTATAGGAAGCGATCATGCAGGGTTGCATCTTGCAGAATTTGTTAAACATTTTTTAGAAGACAAGCGTTTTAAAGTCCAAGCTTTTTTACCCACTATGAGAGTGGATTACCCTGATTACGCTAAATTAGTGTGCCAAAAGGTCTTAGAAAATCCGCAAAGCTATGGCATTTTAGTGTGCGCCACAGGGATAGGCATGAGCATGGGCGCTAATCGTTTTAAGGGTATTAGAGCCGCTTTGTGCCTTGATGCTTACATGGCCAAAATGACTCGCTTGCACAATAACGCTAATATCTTGTGTTTGGGCGAAAAGATTAGCGGTATTGGCGTGGTGGGAAGCATTTTAGAAGCGTTTTTCTCTACAGAGTTTGAACAAGGCCGCCATGTGCTACGCATCCAAAAGCTAGATGAATCGCTGAAATCATCAACCTAA
- the apt gene encoding adenine phosphoribosyltransferase, translating to MNETLKEELLQSIREVKDYPKKGILFKDITTLLNYPKLFNKLIDALKKRYLALNIDFIVGIEARGFILGSALAYALGVGFVPVRKKGKLPAHTLSQSYSLEYGSDSIEIHSDAFRGVKGVRVVLIDDLLATGGTALASLELIKALQAECIEACFLIGLKELPGIQLLEERVKTFCLLEC from the coding sequence ATGAATGAAACGCTCAAAGAAGAACTTTTACAAAGTATCAGAGAAGTGAAAGACTACCCTAAAAAAGGGATTTTATTCAAAGATATTACCACACTACTCAACTACCCTAAACTCTTTAACAAACTCATTGACGCGCTCAAAAAACGCTATCTCGCTCTCAATATAGACTTTATCGTGGGCATTGAAGCGAGGGGGTTTATTTTAGGCTCTGCTCTCGCTTATGCACTTGGGGTGGGTTTTGTGCCTGTAAGGAAAAAGGGCAAACTCCCCGCACACACCCTGTCTCAAAGCTACAGCCTAGAATACGGGAGCGACAGCATAGAAATCCACTCTGACGCTTTTAGGGGGGTTAAAGGGGTAAGGGTGGTGTTGATTGATGACTTATTAGCCACTGGAGGCACAGCTTTGGCGAGCCTTGAGCTTATCAAAGCCCTACAAGCTGAATGCATAGAAGCATGCTTTTTGATAGGGTTAAAAGAATTACCGGGTATCCAACTTTTAGAAGAACGCGTGAAAACCTTTTGTTTGTTAGAGTGCTAG
- a CDS encoding DedA family protein encodes MEEYIIDLWNQHAATWGYLILFGWSILEGEIGLILAGIASYTGHMHLGLAILVAGIGGFVGDQIYFYIGRTNKAYIQKKLEKQRRKLALAHLLLQKHGWFIIFIQRYMYGMRTIIPISIGLTRYSALKFAIINLISAMVWASITIILAWCLGEELLHALGWLKKHPYALILLLVSFLALVLWYFQYYSKKNR; translated from the coding sequence TTGGAAGAATACATTATTGACTTATGGAATCAGCATGCAGCGACTTGGGGGTATCTCATTTTATTCGGGTGGAGCATTTTAGAAGGCGAAATTGGGTTGATTTTAGCAGGGATTGCCAGCTATACCGGTCATATGCATTTAGGGTTAGCCATTTTAGTCGCAGGGATTGGGGGTTTTGTGGGGGATCAGATCTATTTTTACATCGGGCGCACCAATAAAGCTTACATCCAAAAAAAGCTAGAAAAACAACGCCGAAAACTAGCCCTAGCCCATTTATTGTTGCAAAAACACGGCTGGTTTATCATTTTTATCCAACGCTACATGTATGGCATGCGCACCATCATTCCCATTAGCATAGGTCTCACGCGCTATAGTGCTTTAAAATTCGCTATCATCAACCTCATTAGCGCGATGGTGTGGGCGAGCATTACCATTATTCTGGCGTGGTGTTTGGGAGAAGAATTATTGCATGCGTTAGGGTGGCTCAAAAAACACCCTTATGCGCTAATATTACTATTAGTATCTTTCTTGGCTTTAGTGCTGTGGTATTTCCAATACTATAGTAAGAAAAACCGCTAG
- a CDS encoding leucyl aminopeptidase, which produces MLKIKLEKTTFENAKAECGLVFVINKDFDHAWVKNKELLETFKYEGEGVFLDQENKILYVGVKEDDVHLLRESACLAVRTLKKLAFKSVKVGVYTCKTHSKDNALLENLKALFLGLKLGLYEYDTFKSNKKESVLKEAVIALELHKPCEKTCANSLEKSAKEALKYAEIMTESLNIVRDLVNTPPMIGTPVYMAEVAQKVAKENHLEIHVHDEKFLEEKKMNAFLAVNKASLGVNPPRLIHLVYKPKKAKKKIALVGKGLTYDCGGLSLKPADYMVTMKADKGGGSAVIGLLNALAKLGVEAEVHGIIGATENMIGPAAYKPDDILISKEGKSIEVRNTDAEGRLVLADCLSYAQDLSPDVIVDFATLTGACVVGLGEFTSAIMGHNEELKNLFETSGLESGELLAKLPFNRHLKKLIESKIADVCNISSSRYGGAITAGLFLNEFIRDEFKDKWLHIDIAGPAYVEKEWDVNSFGASGAGVRACTAFVEEFLKKA; this is translated from the coding sequence ATGTTAAAAATCAAATTAGAAAAAACTACTTTTGAAAACGCAAAAGCTGAATGCGGTTTGGTTTTTGTTATCAATAAGGATTTTGATCACGCTTGGGTCAAAAATAAAGAATTGCTAGAAACCTTTAAATACGAAGGCGAAGGCGTATTTTTAGACCAAGAAAATAAAATCCTGTATGTGGGCGTTAAAGAAGACGATGTGCATTTATTGAGAGAGAGTGCGTGTTTAGCCGTTCGCACCCTTAAAAAACTCGCTTTTAAAAGCGTTAAAGTGGGGGTTTATACTTGCAAAACGCATTCTAAAGATAACGCGCTTTTAGAAAATTTGAAAGCGTTGTTTTTGGGCTTGAAATTAGGCTTGTATGAATACGACACTTTTAAATCCAACAAAAAAGAAAGCGTTCTAAAAGAAGCGGTTATCGCTTTAGAATTGCACAAACCTTGCGAAAAAACTTGCGCGAATTCTTTAGAAAAGAGTGCTAAAGAAGCGTTAAAATACGCTGAAATCATGACAGAAAGCTTGAATATCGTTAGGGATTTGGTCAATACCCCCCCTATGATTGGCACTCCGGTTTATATGGCTGAAGTGGCGCAAAAAGTGGCTAAAGAAAACCATTTAGAAATCCATGTTCATGATGAAAAATTTTTAGAAGAAAAGAAAATGAACGCCTTTTTAGCGGTCAATAAAGCCTCTCTTGGCGTCAATCCTCCCCGCTTGATCCATCTAGTCTATAAGCCCAAGAAAGCGAAGAAAAAAATCGCTTTAGTGGGTAAGGGCTTGACTTATGATTGCGGAGGTTTGAGCTTGAAACCGGCTGATTACATGGTTACCATGAAAGCGGATAAAGGCGGTGGCTCTGCGGTGATTGGGCTTTTAAACGCATTAGCCAAACTGGGCGTGGAAGCTGAAGTGCATGGCATTATTGGGGCTACAGAAAACATGATAGGCCCGGCCGCTTATAAACCAGATGATATTTTGATCTCCAAAGAAGGCAAGAGCATAGAGGTCCGTAATACCGACGCTGAGGGGCGTTTGGTTTTAGCGGATTGTTTGAGCTACGCTCAAGATTTAAGCCCTGATGTGATCGTGGATTTTGCGACCCTTACTGGGGCATGCGTTGTAGGCTTGGGCGAATTCACTTCAGCGATCATGGGGCATAATGAAGAATTGAAAAACCTCTTTGAAACTTCAGGGTTAGAATCCGGCGAATTATTAGCCAAACTCCCCTTTAACCGCCATTTAAAGAAATTGATTGAATCTAAAATCGCTGATGTGTGCAATATTTCTTCTTCACGCTATGGCGGTGCGATCACAGCGGGCTTGTTTTTAAATGAATTTATTAGAGATGAGTTTAAGGATAAGTGGCTACACATTGACATTGCAGGCCCTGCTTATGTGGAAAAAGAGTGGGATGTGAATAGCTTTGGAGCGAGTGGGGCTGGGGTTAGAGCATGCACAGCTTTTGTGGAAGAATTTTTGAAAAAGGCTTGA
- the ychF gene encoding redox-regulated ATPase YchF produces MGLSVGIVGLPNVGKSSTFNVLTKTQNAESANYPFCTIEPNKAIVNVPDRRLDALAQIVKPERILHSVVEFVDIAGLIKGASKGEGLGNQFLANIKECEVILQVVRCFEDDNITHVNNKIDPLNDIEIIELELILADIATLDKRIDRLQKALKSSKDAKNLLECALSLKTHLEELKPAKTFPLNTSEAFLELDKELRFLSHKKMIYAANVGEEDLNALNEHAKKVKNYAKEQNSEFVALCAKLEEEMVSMSEDEVKEFLQSLGVEESGLEKTIRLSFKELGLINYFTAGVKEVRSWTIKKGSSAPMAAGVIHKDFEKGFIRAETISYDDFIAYKGEAGAKENGALRIEGKDYIVQDGDVLHFRFNV; encoded by the coding sequence ATGGGCTTGTCTGTAGGCATTGTGGGTTTGCCTAATGTGGGCAAATCCAGCACCTTTAACGTGCTCACTAAAACCCAAAACGCAGAGAGTGCGAACTACCCTTTTTGCACCATTGAACCCAATAAAGCCATCGTGAATGTGCCTGATAGGCGGCTTGATGCGTTGGCTCAAATCGTAAAGCCTGAACGCATTTTGCATTCTGTGGTGGAATTTGTGGATATTGCCGGATTGATTAAGGGAGCGAGTAAGGGAGAGGGTTTAGGCAATCAATTTTTAGCCAATATCAAGGAATGCGAAGTGATCTTGCAAGTGGTGCGCTGTTTTGAAGACGACAACATCACGCATGTGAACAACAAAATTGACCCCCTAAATGATATAGAGATTATTGAATTGGAGTTGATTTTAGCGGATATTGCCACTTTAGACAAAAGGATCGATCGCTTGCAAAAAGCCTTAAAAAGCTCAAAAGACGCTAAAAATCTTTTAGAATGTGCTTTGAGTTTAAAAACGCATTTAGAAGAATTAAAACCGGCGAAAACTTTCCCCTTGAATACAAGCGAGGCTTTTTTGGAGTTGGACAAGGAATTGCGTTTTTTATCTCATAAAAAAATGATCTATGCCGCTAATGTGGGCGAAGAAGATTTAAACGCACTCAATGAGCATGCTAAAAAAGTCAAAAACTATGCGAAAGAGCAAAATAGCGAGTTTGTTGCCTTGTGCGCTAAATTGGAAGAAGAAATGGTTTCTATGAGCGAAGATGAAGTCAAAGAATTTTTGCAAAGTTTAGGCGTAGAAGAAAGCGGGCTAGAAAAGACCATTCGTTTGAGTTTTAAGGAATTAGGCTTGATCAATTATTTTACCGCTGGAGTCAAGGAAGTGCGATCATGGACGATTAAAAAAGGCTCTAGTGCACCTATGGCTGCTGGGGTGATCCATAAGGATTTTGAAAAAGGCTTTATTAGGGCTGAAACCATCAGTTATGATGATTTTATCGCTTATAAGGGCGAAGCCGGAGCGAAAGAAAATGGAGCGTTACGCATTGAAGGCAAGGATTATATCGTCCAAGATGGCGATGTGTTGCATTTTCGCTTCAATGTCTAG
- a CDS encoding radical SAM/SPASM domain-containing protein, with translation MTPNKKLFKKIYIELSDICGLQCGFCPNPKNIRGVMPLGLFEKVCKEVVPLTQMITLHVLGDPCKLKNLNHYLSTAKRFSLKVDLVTSGAYLHDFEALLQDVIYQISISLDAGLDHHNKINQHRYIQKILEFCRYKFEKNSEVFLNLRIQDSTLEKHQNLIKPFLESFECVSLEGLKTQGRARLFKKSFLNIQKTFKWPNLNAQNPLNQESKIPYCYGLIKQIAILSNGVVVPCCMDTQANISLGDLNHTPLKDVLKSQKAMAIKNHFLKGEALEPLCKNCSYPLIRYKK, from the coding sequence TTGACACCCAATAAGAAACTTTTTAAAAAAATCTATATAGAATTAAGCGATATTTGCGGGTTGCAATGCGGTTTTTGCCCTAACCCTAAAAATATCAGAGGCGTGATGCCTTTAGGATTATTTGAAAAAGTTTGTAAAGAAGTGGTCCCCTTAACCCAAATGATCACCTTGCATGTCTTAGGCGATCCTTGCAAGCTCAAAAATTTAAACCACTATTTAAGCACCGCTAAACGCTTTTCTTTGAAAGTGGATTTGGTAACTAGCGGAGCGTATTTGCACGACTTTGAGGCGCTTTTACAAGATGTAATCTATCAAATTTCTATTTCTTTAGACGCAGGGCTAGACCATCATAACAAAATCAACCAGCACCGCTACATCCAAAAAATTTTAGAATTTTGCCGCTACAAATTTGAAAAAAATAGCGAAGTGTTTTTGAATTTACGCATTCAAGACAGCACCCTTGAGAAACACCAGAATTTGATCAAGCCTTTTTTAGAAAGCTTTGAATGTGTTTCTTTAGAAGGTTTAAAAACGCAAGGCCGTGCTCGTTTGTTTAAAAAAAGTTTTTTGAATATCCAAAAAACCTTTAAATGGCCGAATTTGAACGCCCAAAATCCTTTAAACCAAGAATCAAAGATCCCCTATTGTTACGGCTTAATCAAGCAAATCGCTATTTTATCTAATGGCGTTGTCGTGCCGTGCTGCATGGACACGCAAGCTAATATCAGCCTTGGCGATTTAAACCATACGCCCCTAAAAGATGTTTTAAAAAGCCAAAAAGCTATGGCTATCAAAAACCATTTTTTAAAGGGCGAAGCGTTAGAACCTTTATGCAAAAACTGCTCCTACCCTTTGATCCGCTATAAAAAATGA